From the Paenibacillus sp. FSL H8-0548 genome, one window contains:
- a CDS encoding IS4 family transposase — translation MDKDTTKSTFKEYLIPLDREFLLNQIAKLGLDKYTKKLDSVTFCKLFIFAQLCQVKSLADISLDVRMSEELQRELALESISASQLSRKLRDLDPGLFDATLGHLIQQIHREYGFQKGTAALGRLNLIDSSTISLCLTKHRWAEFRNTKAGIKMHTRVVYHEQMVSPDKVVLKPAKASDKTEMNELVVQEPDAMNLFDRAYLDYDLFDQYCENGTRFITRLKANAVVTVLEEKVVNAEGPILREAIVRLGKPGVNQMEHTLRLIETHDSKGNLITIITNERTMEPIEIGELYRRRWHIELFFKWVKQHLHIKRFYGISANAVYTQIRIALITYCLLLLLKRKIAFQGNLLIIYKLMQRCWDEPLIAMIRKWYGDRTRTSKGRRTYDHERIFAETLQQFENGEEDHLDELAYDPVI, via the coding sequence ATGGACAAGGATACTACAAAATCCACTTTTAAGGAATACCTTATTCCTCTTGATCGAGAATTTTTATTGAACCAGATTGCAAAACTTGGACTGGATAAGTACACGAAGAAGCTGGATTCCGTTACATTCTGTAAGTTGTTTATCTTTGCACAGTTGTGCCAAGTCAAGAGTTTGGCTGACATCAGTTTGGACGTTCGCATGAGTGAAGAGCTGCAACGAGAACTGGCATTGGAATCGATCAGTGCTTCGCAGCTTTCCCGAAAATTGCGAGACTTGGATCCAGGTCTATTCGATGCGACACTTGGCCATCTCATTCAGCAGATTCACAGGGAATACGGCTTTCAGAAAGGAACGGCAGCACTTGGACGGTTGAATCTGATTGATTCTTCCACGATCTCTCTCTGTCTAACGAAGCATCGGTGGGCAGAATTTCGCAACACGAAAGCTGGCATCAAGATGCATACCCGCGTAGTCTATCACGAACAGATGGTAAGTCCAGATAAAGTCGTCCTTAAACCGGCAAAAGCCTCGGACAAGACAGAGATGAACGAGCTTGTCGTGCAGGAACCGGATGCGATGAATCTGTTTGACCGCGCTTATCTCGATTATGACTTATTCGACCAGTATTGCGAAAATGGTACGCGATTCATCACTCGTTTGAAGGCTAATGCGGTCGTCACGGTCCTTGAAGAGAAGGTTGTGAATGCCGAGGGACCCATTCTAAGAGAAGCCATCGTGCGATTAGGCAAGCCTGGTGTAAACCAAATGGAGCATACGCTGCGGTTAATCGAAACACATGATAGCAAGGGCAATCTCATTACCATCATCACGAATGAAAGGACCATGGAGCCAATCGAGATTGGCGAGCTCTACCGTCGCCGCTGGCACATCGAGTTGTTCTTCAAGTGGGTCAAGCAGCATCTGCACATTAAGCGGTTCTATGGTATCAGCGCCAATGCAGTCTATACGCAAATCCGCATTGCACTCATCACGTATTGTCTGCTTCTGCTTCTTAAGCGAAAGATTGCGTTCCAGGGTAACTTATTAATCATCTATAAACTGATGCAACGTTGCTGGGACGAGCCCTTGATAGCGATGATCCGAAAATGGTACGGGGACCGCACCCGAACATCCAAGGGGCGACGGACCTACGATCATGAGCGCATATTTGCGGAGACGCTACAGCAATTCGAGAATGGTGAAGAAGATCACTTGGACGAACTGGCATATGATCCGGTAATTTAA
- the lepB gene encoding signal peptidase I: MRGRAFLIIAVALASLLLLNACKATVTDTVTEQQMMGMEKPSEALKRVIVETDGMLADGYGSPHPFGLNEEVLVDFDFYDSSGISRGDVVVFKTRNNTDQQTDIARIVALPGETVTIKKGTVYINGNKLDTFYGKDTSSDNNDSLAAVTLKANEYYILADIRWRGMNDSQSTRAGFQKDEILGKVVGYEKK, translated from the coding sequence ATGAGGGGACGTGCCTTTCTAATTATAGCTGTTGCTCTTGCCAGTTTGCTTTTACTTAATGCATGCAAAGCTACAGTCACGGATACCGTGACTGAACAACAAATGATGGGAATGGAGAAGCCTTCTGAAGCCTTAAAGAGGGTAATCGTTGAAACAGACGGCATGCTTGCAGATGGTTATGGCAGCCCTCATCCATTTGGACTGAATGAGGAAGTTTTAGTTGATTTTGATTTCTATGACAGCAGCGGCATTTCCCGCGGTGATGTTGTCGTATTTAAAACAAGGAACAATACAGACCAGCAAACCGATATTGCCAGAATTGTAGCGCTGCCTGGAGAAACGGTGACGATAAAAAAAGGTACCGTGTATATTAATGGAAATAAATTAGATACCTTTTATGGAAAAGATACCTCATCTGATAACAATGATTCCTTAGCTGCAGTAACACTCAAAGCGAACGAATATTATATCCTTGCCGATATTCGCTGGAGAGGTATGAATGATAGCCAATCCACTAGAGCTGGATTTCAGAAAGATGAAATACTAGGAAAAGTAGTCGGCTACGAGAAGAAGTAA
- a CDS encoding alpha-N-arabinofuranosidase, translated as MSMKSTMLIDKNFTVSEVDPRLYGSFIEHLGRAVYGGIYEPGHKTADENGFRLDALEAIRSLQVPIIRYPGGNFVSGYNWEDGVGPKSERRRLLELAWWTTETNEMGTNEFADWAKLAGTEVMMAVNLGTRGVDAARNLVEYCNHPSGSYYSDLRISHGYKEPHKFKTWCLGNEMDGPWQIGAKTAVEYGRLANETAKAMRWVDPSIELVACGSSSSGMSTFADWEATVLDLTYDQVDFLSLHTYYNNNEKDSSNFLAKSLDMDQFIYSVTAICDYVKAKKRSKKKLMLSLDEWNVWNSIGTSRADERWQIAPPEFEDVYTLEDALAVGCFIITLLKHADRVKMACIAQLINVIAPIMTENDGPLWLQTTYYPYLHASVYGRGTVLHPITSSPKYDSKDFTDVPYLEAISVFNEEKGEITIFAVNRHLTEGLELEVDVRSFGDVSLIEHVVLENDDLKATNTKTNPSRVTPHNRGNAKTDNGAVKAVLGKASWNMIRLQTKQG; from the coding sequence ATGTCTATGAAATCAACAATGCTGATCGATAAAAACTTTACCGTCTCTGAGGTTGACCCAAGACTCTATGGCTCCTTTATTGAACACTTAGGCCGCGCCGTTTATGGCGGTATTTATGAGCCGGGCCATAAGACCGCTGACGAGAACGGCTTCCGCCTGGATGCGCTGGAAGCTATCCGTTCCCTGCAGGTGCCCATCATTCGTTATCCTGGGGGGAACTTCGTATCCGGCTACAATTGGGAGGATGGTGTCGGTCCGAAATCAGAGCGCCGTCGTCTGCTTGAGCTCGCATGGTGGACAACTGAAACCAATGAAATGGGCACCAATGAATTTGCAGATTGGGCCAAGCTCGCTGGCACTGAAGTTATGATGGCAGTCAATCTCGGCACTCGCGGTGTAGACGCGGCTCGAAATCTTGTTGAATATTGCAATCATCCTTCTGGCTCCTATTACAGCGATCTCCGAATTTCACACGGCTACAAGGAGCCTCATAAATTCAAAACCTGGTGCCTCGGTAATGAAATGGACGGTCCTTGGCAGATCGGCGCAAAAACTGCTGTAGAGTATGGCAGACTAGCGAATGAAACAGCCAAAGCGATGCGCTGGGTAGACCCTTCCATTGAGCTGGTTGCATGCGGCAGCTCATCAAGCGGAATGAGTACCTTCGCCGATTGGGAAGCTACTGTGCTTGACTTAACCTATGATCAAGTCGACTTTTTGTCTCTGCATACCTATTACAATAACAACGAGAAGGACTCGTCCAATTTCCTAGCCAAATCACTCGATATGGATCAATTCATCTATAGCGTAACCGCGATTTGTGATTATGTGAAGGCCAAAAAGCGGAGCAAGAAAAAGCTCATGCTGTCACTCGACGAGTGGAATGTATGGAATTCCATCGGTACGAGCCGAGCTGATGAACGCTGGCAGATCGCTCCGCCTGAATTCGAGGATGTGTATACACTAGAGGATGCACTTGCTGTCGGCTGCTTTATTATCACATTACTAAAGCATGCGGACCGTGTAAAAATGGCTTGTATTGCTCAGCTCATTAATGTAATCGCACCGATCATGACAGAAAATGACGGTCCGCTCTGGCTCCAAACAACTTATTATCCTTATCTTCATGCGTCCGTTTATGGCAGAGGCACCGTGCTTCATCCGATTACTTCATCGCCTAAATATGATTCCAAGGATTTTACAGATGTGCCTTACCTTGAAGCAATCAGCGTATTTAATGAAGAGAAAGGCGAAATAACGATCTTCGCTGTCAATCGTCATTTGACGGAAGGCCTTGAGCTTGAGGTTGACGTCCGCAGCTTCGGTGACGTTAGCCTAATCGAGCATGTCGTTTTGGAAAATGATGACCTGAAAGCTACGAATACGAAAACGAACCCGAGTCGTGTCACGCCTCATAACCGCGGCAATGCCAAAACCGATAACGGAGCTGTGAAGGCTGTACTCGGAAAAGCATCTTGGAACATGATCAGACTGCAAACGAAACAAGGCTGA
- a CDS encoding cyclase family protein — translation MIIDLTHSIQEEMPIYPGDADTVLEHSKQFSKDGYNNHQLSINMHAGTHIDGPMHLLDIQKYIHEYSLDRFLGDAVLLNVAGEKSIDYKEEYEEIMKDGQIVVIYTGHSDCYGQPEYFTEYPALTAEFAQLLVRKKVKMIGLDTPSPDYAPFDIHNIFFENDMLIIENLTNIEQLLDVKAFEIIALPLAIRADSSIARVIARVKE, via the coding sequence ATGATTATTGATCTCACGCATAGCATTCAAGAGGAGATGCCGATTTATCCCGGTGATGCGGACACTGTTTTGGAACATTCGAAGCAGTTCAGCAAGGACGGCTACAACAATCATCAGCTCTCGATTAACATGCATGCAGGCACACATATCGATGGACCGATGCATTTGCTGGACATTCAGAAATACATCCATGAATACTCGCTGGACAGATTTTTAGGTGATGCTGTACTGCTTAATGTGGCCGGGGAAAAGTCAATCGACTATAAGGAAGAATACGAAGAGATCATGAAGGATGGGCAAATTGTCGTTATCTATACGGGTCATAGCGATTGTTATGGTCAGCCGGAATATTTTACGGAGTATCCTGCTTTGACAGCGGAATTTGCTCAATTACTCGTTAGGAAAAAAGTGAAGATGATCGGATTGGATACCCCTTCACCTGATTATGCTCCTTTCGACATACATAATATTTTCTTTGAAAACGATATGTTAATTATTGAAAATTTAACGAATATAGAACAACTGCTGGATGTCAAAGCGTTCGAAATCATTGCGCTGCCGCTAGCGATCAGAGCAGATTCTTCTATTGCGCGTGTCATTGCAAGGGTGAAGGAGTAG
- a CDS encoding MFS transporter has protein sequence MSSNVIASALLSFRYRLITLLLVVVVAGMSQGLLLPLLSIMLEESGISPDRNGINSAAMYIGIFCTMFFVERPVMRFGYKKVILVGITLVTMATFLFPFTHSLAVWFVLRLLVGVGDSSLHYATQLWIVSSSPSDRRGRYISLYGMAYGLGFSIGPLGINLLPLGRAVPFLVSCLFFTTVLLLVIRMKNEMPERMEKSAASGNRFVRTYRLAWFVLIPGLLYGLMEASMNSSFPLYGMRISLSQHWISLLLLAFGVGSLILQLPLGIWSDRIGRKPVLITCGIIGSLAFFGIPLAGNNIALLFVLFAIAGGVVGSFYSLGLAYAADILPRAILPAANVIASIHFSIGSIMGPTLGGFGIRYYSVHSIFLFLGAAFLVFALLGLGFRPKAQANAPV, from the coding sequence TTGTCGTCTAATGTTATTGCTTCAGCTTTGCTTTCTTTTCGGTATCGTTTAATTACATTATTGCTTGTCGTTGTCGTTGCGGGTATGAGTCAGGGGCTTCTACTGCCTCTGTTATCTATTATGCTGGAGGAATCCGGGATCTCGCCTGACAGAAACGGCATTAACTCGGCAGCTATGTATATTGGAATCTTCTGTACGATGTTTTTTGTAGAGAGACCGGTTATGCGTTTTGGCTACAAAAAGGTTATTCTAGTCGGGATTACTCTTGTTACGATGGCTACGTTTCTTTTTCCATTCACTCATTCTCTTGCGGTTTGGTTCGTTTTGCGGCTCTTAGTAGGCGTAGGAGACAGCTCCCTCCATTATGCGACGCAGCTATGGATTGTGAGCTCAAGTCCCTCGGATCGGCGTGGGAGGTACATTTCTTTATACGGTATGGCCTATGGACTTGGCTTCAGCATTGGACCGCTTGGTATTAACCTGCTGCCCCTCGGAAGAGCGGTACCGTTTCTTGTGTCTTGTTTGTTTTTTACTACAGTGCTGCTGCTAGTGATTAGAATGAAAAATGAGATGCCCGAGCGTATGGAAAAAAGTGCTGCCAGCGGGAATCGATTTGTCAGAACCTATCGCTTAGCGTGGTTTGTACTCATACCAGGATTGCTTTACGGATTAATGGAAGCTTCTATGAACAGCAGTTTCCCGCTCTATGGGATGCGTATTTCTCTGAGCCAGCACTGGATCTCTCTGTTGCTGCTTGCCTTTGGTGTGGGGAGTCTGATTCTACAGTTGCCTCTTGGCATCTGGAGTGACCGAATTGGCCGTAAGCCTGTATTGATTACTTGCGGTATTATTGGCTCACTTGCGTTTTTCGGAATACCTCTGGCTGGAAACAACATCGCATTATTATTCGTATTATTTGCAATAGCCGGTGGCGTTGTCGGATCTTTTTATTCATTAGGCCTTGCTTATGCTGCGGATATTTTACCCCGGGCGATCTTACCGGCAGCTAATGTTATCGCTTCTATTCATTTCAGCATTGGAAGCATTATGGGTCCCACTCTAGGCGGCTTTGGCATACGTTATTATTCTGTGCATAGCATTTTTCTGTTCCTGGGTGCTGCATTTCTCGTATTCGCTCTGCTCGGTTTGGGGTTTCGTCCAAAAGCTCAAGCGAATGCACCTGTTTAG
- a CDS encoding metal-dependent hydrolase, whose product MVEIIYHGHSSIQIIDGDKSLMIDPFLRGNELAVTKPEEIKTDVVLLTHAHADHILDADLIAKNNDVAVVANPELAAYMSWKGVKTIGMNIGGTLDLGFAKAKMIQAFHSSGIVIAEEQNILYGGMPAGYIIQMGGVTILHAGDTALFGDMKMIGDRHAIDVAFIPIGDHYTMGVEDALQAAEWYNAKVIVPVHYNTFPVIKQEAEAFVQKLQAKGIKGLVLKPGEKMSV is encoded by the coding sequence ATGGTGGAAATCATATATCATGGTCACTCTAGTATTCAAATCATTGACGGAGACAAGTCTCTAATGATCGATCCTTTTCTTAGAGGGAATGAGCTTGCTGTAACCAAGCCTGAGGAAATAAAGACAGATGTTGTACTTCTGACACATGCGCATGCCGATCATATTTTGGACGCGGATCTTATTGCCAAAAATAATGATGTGGCTGTCGTCGCAAATCCGGAGCTGGCTGCCTATATGTCCTGGAAAGGTGTTAAAACGATAGGGATGAACATCGGCGGAACGTTGGATCTTGGCTTTGCTAAGGCGAAAATGATTCAGGCCTTCCACTCCTCGGGTATTGTTATAGCAGAGGAACAGAACATTTTGTACGGTGGCATGCCAGCTGGTTACATTATACAAATGGGTGGCGTAACTATTCTCCATGCAGGAGATACTGCTTTGTTTGGCGATATGAAAATGATCGGTGATCGTCATGCTATCGATGTTGCCTTCATTCCGATTGGTGACCATTATACGATGGGAGTTGAAGACGCGCTGCAAGCTGCTGAATGGTACAATGCCAAAGTCATCGTGCCCGTTCATTATAATACGTTCCCTGTCATCAAACAGGAAGCAGAAGCTTTTGTTCAGAAGCTGCAAGCTAAAGGAATCAAAGGATTAGTCTTAAAGCCAGGCGAGAAAATGTCTGTATAA
- a CDS encoding GNAT family protein, producing MDLETLTLEGERVKLIPLNHNHVEQLYDAVDSAEVWTFLPSRMDSVEDMNKLVEGALHGRGQGTEIPFVVIDKETNEIVGMTRLLNLSLENRSLEIGWTWYSSKVWRSRVNTECKFLLLSYCFETLHILRVQIKADSRNNRSNQAILRIGAQKEGVLRKERVLFDGYIRDAVIYSILDDEWAEVKTRLIGLLK from the coding sequence ATGGATTTAGAAACACTCACATTAGAAGGAGAAAGAGTCAAGCTTATTCCATTAAACCATAATCATGTTGAACAATTATATGATGCTGTAGACAGTGCAGAGGTTTGGACGTTTTTGCCTAGCAGAATGGACAGCGTTGAAGATATGAATAAGCTTGTCGAAGGCGCTTTGCATGGAAGAGGGCAAGGGACAGAGATCCCTTTTGTTGTGATCGATAAAGAGACGAATGAGATTGTTGGAATGACAAGATTGCTAAACCTTTCTTTAGAAAATAGAAGCCTTGAAATAGGTTGGACGTGGTATTCATCGAAGGTATGGCGGAGTCGAGTAAATACAGAGTGTAAATTTCTGCTGCTCAGCTATTGCTTTGAGACTTTACATATTTTACGAGTTCAGATTAAAGCAGATAGCCGGAATAATCGTTCAAATCAAGCGATTTTAAGAATTGGCGCGCAAAAAGAAGGGGTATTGCGAAAAGAGCGAGTTTTGTTCGACGGCTATATTCGTGATGCAGTCATTTACAGTATCCTTGATGATGAATGGGCTGAAGTGAAAACGAGATTAATAGGTTTATTGAAGTAG
- a CDS encoding ArsR family transcriptional regulator, whose amino-acid sequence MYLTTDSQSLRVYEALASEVRLQIIDLLYVKEMHIKELASSLYLSSAIVSTHVNKLQTAGLVSYRMRRINGGTYKYCSLSTEYLQIRLSKSEHETRKFTEVSIPVGHYTDFEAAPTCGIATTTKMIGFYDNPTYFLDPERVHAGILWFARGFLEYKIPNYLFKDQRVTEIEISLEIGSEAPHINENWPSDIEFTINDKLMGIWTSPGDFGRLRGRLSPEWWHSDVNQYGLLKVLRINENGSYVDGERISELTIKDVPWDSSQWTFRISSDDISRGRGGLTLYGKGFGNYDQDIVIRSYYE is encoded by the coding sequence ATGTATTTAACGACTGATTCACAATCACTTCGTGTATACGAAGCGTTAGCCAGCGAGGTGCGCTTGCAAATTATCGATTTATTATACGTGAAAGAGATGCATATTAAAGAGCTGGCGTCTTCTCTGTATTTGAGCAGCGCAATCGTCAGTACACATGTCAACAAGCTGCAGACGGCCGGGCTGGTCAGCTATCGAATGCGAAGAATCAACGGAGGCACCTATAAGTATTGCTCTTTATCTACGGAGTATCTCCAAATTCGATTGTCGAAATCCGAGCATGAGACTAGGAAATTTACAGAGGTATCCATTCCTGTCGGTCATTACACTGATTTTGAAGCAGCGCCAACCTGCGGGATCGCCACAACGACGAAAATGATCGGGTTTTATGATAATCCGACTTATTTTCTAGATCCAGAGCGTGTCCATGCAGGCATTTTATGGTTTGCTCGCGGTTTTCTTGAATACAAAATTCCGAATTATCTCTTCAAGGATCAACGGGTAACCGAAATTGAAATATCGTTGGAGATCGGCTCCGAGGCTCCGCATATTAATGAAAACTGGCCCTCGGATATAGAGTTTACGATTAACGACAAACTAATGGGCATTTGGACAAGCCCAGGTGATTTTGGAAGGCTTAGGGGGCGCTTGTCGCCTGAATGGTGGCATTCCGATGTCAATCAATATGGGCTGTTGAAGGTACTTCGCATTAATGAGAACGGGAGCTATGTGGATGGAGAGCGAATTTCGGAACTCACGATAAAGGATGTGCCTTGGGACAGCTCACAGTGGACATTCCGTATTAGTTCTGATGATATTTCACGCGGTAGAGGCGGATTGACGCTGTACGGAAAAGGCTTCGGAAACTATGACCAGGATATTGTCATTCGCAGCTATTATGAATAA